The Bartonella krasnovii sequence GCCAATGTCTTTACCAAGACAGTGATTACTTTTAAAAACGATAGGAACGCCACCTTTTTCAAATGAAGATATAAGAGCCGTATTCAATAAAGCCAAGAGAAGTTTACCTTCTGTCTC is a genomic window containing:
- a CDS encoding helix-turn-helix domain-containing protein produces the protein MALLNTALISSFEKGGVPIVFKSNHCLGKDIGRSEGHVIILLLRLYEGGFIVMRDSANFKCYPI